AATTCAAAGGAAATTCAGGAAAAAGGTGGTAGATATGCGCTGTATTTTCTCTGATGAAATTTAGATTTTCTTTGTTCTTGAAATTATTTAGTATGTTGAGCTTTTGTTCACTTGAAAGTTTGTTGAAGCTATTTACCTGATTCCGTGACTTACAACCCCACTCACACCTCTACAACACTGTAACCACGCGGCCTGCGGCGGTAATATGGACGCCATTCTCGATTCACCCAGGCAGTGATATCTGACTATGCGTACCTTCAAGCTTGAACAGTCAAAAACCGAGATTATCACACCCCACGGTGGTCTGGCGCTGGTTGGGCACAGCGTGAACAGGATGACCTCTCTGGCTAAGACCTCGCGCTCCATCGTCAAGCGCCATGGCATCGCCAACATCGACCTCATCCGTACCTACCTGGGGTTGATTTGCCTTGGCAAGAGCGACTTCGAAGCGGTCGAGCACGCACGCCATGATCCCTTCTTCAAAGCGGCCATGGGCATCAAGCAATCACCTTCATCGGCCCGGCTGCGTCAGCGCTTTGATGAAGATGCCCGCGCACTGATCCCGTTATTGGATGAGGCCAGCGTCGAGTTTCTGTGTAACGCTTCGGTGCCTATCGGCACACTCACCACCGGGCACGTGCCACTGGATATGGACGTGTTTCCCATGGACAACAGCAACAGTAAAAAAGAGGGCGTGGCCTATACCTACAAGGGGCATGACGGTTATGCCCCCATCGCGGCCTACCTGGGCACGGAGGGCTGGTGTCTGGGCTGTGAGCTGCGACCGGGTAACCAACATGCCAATAAAGAGTTTATTCACACCCTCGACCGGGTGCTGCCTCGAGTCCGAGAGCTGACCGATGCACCGCTACTGGTACGTCTTGACAGCGCCCATGATGCCGCCGAGAACCGGGGGTACTTCCGTGCGCACGGGGCAGACTACCTGATTAAGTGGAACCCCCGCTCACAAGATGGACTGGCCTGGGTCGACAAGGCTCATGCGGCCGGCGCACTTTGGTGCCATACCCGACCGGGCAAAATGGAAACGCTGGTAAGCGAACCGCTGGATGGCACGGACGACCGCCTGATCGTCAAGGTGACGGTGCGCCAGAGTGACAGTTCAGGACAGCTGTTTTTGGAGCCGGAGGTCAGCCTGGAGGGCTGGACGACTTCACTCACATCGGACGCAGCAGATAACGCCAAGGTCATTGCGCTCTACCAGGATCACGCCACCAGCGAACAGTTCCACAGTGAGTTCAAGACTGATCTGGATCTCGAACGTTTGCCGTCAGGGAAGTTCGATACCAACGACCTGGTCATAGCCTTTGCCGTACTGGGCTACAACATACTGCGTTGGATGGGACAGAACGCGCTATTGGGGCCGGATGCACCGGTGCGTCATCCGGCCAAGCGTCGGCGGCTGAAAACCGTGATTCAGGAACTGATGTATATGGCCTGTCGCTTAGTCAGCAGCGGTCGTCGTCTCCACCTGCGCTTCGGACGACATTGTCCCGGTTTCGGGGCATTCAGTCGCGTCTACGGGCTGGCCTGATCCGGACTGTCGGATTTACAGCCATTCAAAATAGCCACACGCCCGAGCGCCATGCATGGCAGGGTATGCCTTGGCCTGCAGACAGAATCGAGACGAAATACTGCGGTGAGAAGCATGATCGATGCTGCAGTGGCGTAGATTAACCCGGTACACGTTAGATAAGATCGAGCTGTGTTAAAGAGCGAGGTCGTCTTCAGTGCTGGGTGCTGCAACAGCGGGTGAAGTCACTGATTCAGGATTTAGAAAGGCTAGAGAAGGACATTTATCATCCTCTGTGCTTAGCCTTTCTAATCATCTCGCCAATGGAACGTGCCTCCTCATCCAGCCTCAACTGTTGGGCATCAGCAGGATTCGAAGCGAGAAATAGAACTACAATTTTCTCTGGAAGGTCTTGAAGTGTCTTCAGGGTAGCAATAGTGCTCCGGTGCAAGTCCTCATGCTTATCAAGAGTGCTATCTATTTGATTCATTCGGGATTGGTGTGCTCTAGCTTGCCGTTCTGACTCCCTTTGTCTTTGTTTGCTCTCTTTTTCCTCTTCTCTTGACACTTTCTTTTGCTCATCAGAAAGTTCTTTCTGCTTTCGTGATATCTTGTTGTCAAAATCAGCTACTTTCTTTTCCGCTGCAGCCTGATCCTTTTGGTGTTTCTCGATCTCACGTAACTTTGTTTTTGCAGTACTTGTGCTACTCGTGCGAGATAACGCTTGTGAAGCAGAATTTATTTTTCCAGAAAGGTTGGCAATTTTAGTTTGTTCTTTTGCTTTTCCCTGCTGCAACTTGGCGATTTCTTCTCGTTTTCTCGTCACATTCCGACGATATGACTCTAACAACGACACACTCTACTCCTTAAGGTGAAAATCTAGCTGATACTGAACATTATAATACTGCGCATGCGTGTTTTTGCTCCCAGCCGAAGACCGGGAGAGATGATCTAAGTACTTGAAGAGAAATGATAAACCCAGATACCACAGTCATTCTCTTCCGGTGAAAACGAGCATGCGCGTTTTGCAGCTTTGCCGTGCGTGTGATCCTGCAACGGCCAGGCCATAGTTACCTGATACTGAACGATTTTCCCGCCCGTTACCAGTTACAAATAAGCACCGCTAAGTGACAAAGCAGGCAACACCGGCACGTGGCCTTCAATACACTGTATAAAATCACAGAAACTCAGATCAGCTTGTCCACAGGCCATGTGGTGCACGGATCGATCGGCTGATTCCTGCGAATGCCTGCAAATTGCGCAAACCAGCATATCCCGGCCGCTGCCTTTCACCTTTTGCCCGACACGGAGGTAACATAGGCAGCCTGTAATCTTGCCAACACGGCCAAGCAGGAGTGCCTATGAAAGTCATGATTGATCTCTGTGTTATTCCGATCGGCGTCGGTGTTTCGGTATCCGAGTATGTTACGGCCTGCCAGCGAGTGCTGGAAGATGCCGGTCTTGAACACCAGTTGCATGCCTACGGTACCAACATAGAAGGGGACTGGGATGACGTCATGGCAGCGGTGAAGCGCTGTCACGAAGTTGTCCATGAGATGGGGGCGCCGCGTATCAGCTCTTCCATGCGTCTGGGTACCCGAATCGACCGGGAACAAAGCATTCAGGATAAAATTCAGAGCGTGGCCGACAGGCTGGCAAATGATTCAGCACTGGGGTGAGTGACAGGCCCATGAGCAAGCCCAAAGCGTTCAATTACCTCAGTGGCTACAGTCCGCAGGTTCAGCAGCAGGCACAGGCGTTGTTGGATAACGAAAAGTCAGGCGCCTGGCTGTTGAAGAAGTACCCTCAGTCGCATGAACTGGCGTCCGAAAGGGCTCTGTATGACTATGCGCAGGGGATCAAAAACCAGTATATGCGCAGCTCGTCGCCGATCAGCAAGGTGATCTATGACGACAAGATACACATCATTAACAATGCCTTGGGTCTGCATACCTATGCATCGCGGGTGCAGGGCAAGAAGCTGAAGTCGAAAAACGAGATTCGGATCTCTTCGTTGTTTCGCAAGGTGCCGGAGCCGTTCCTGCGCATGATTCTGGTGCACGAGCTGGCACACCTGCGCGAGAAAAATCACGACAAGGCGTTCTACAAGCTCTGTTGTCACATGGAGCCGGATTACCACCAGCTGGAATTCGAGCTGCGCCTGTACCTGTGTCATCGCGATCGCTTTGGCGATCTGTGGTGAAATTTAACTGGATGGCGGCACGTACAGGATTAGTTATATAAACGTCCACGCCAGTATGCGGGTGATTTTATTACCCTGTTTCATCTCGATTTCCCGCACGTCAACGGCGCCAAGTTTACGGATCAGGTTGGTGGCAGGCTTCAGGTTTTCGGCTTTCGATACCAGGCTGGTGAACCAGCGGCACTGTGTTGAAAAGGCTTGGCTTTCTTTAATCATCTTTTTAAGGAAAGCCTGTTCGCCGCCCTTGCACCAGAGTTCCGCTGCCTGGCCGCCGAAGTTCAGCCTGGCCGACGTGGCCGTTTTATCACCGCGGTTACGTGCCAGGTTGTTGAGTTTACGCCGGCTGCCTTTGAGTGCTTCTTCCTGGGAAGCATGGAAGGGCGGGTTGCACACGCTCACATCAAAAAACTCGCCGGCCTGAATAATCCCCTCAAAGATGTGATGCTTGTCGTGTTGCGTACGCAGGGTGAAGCGCTCTTGCAGACCGGGATTCTTGGCGATAATCGCGGCGACGTTATCCAGTGATTGTGGATTGATATCAGAGCCTACGCATTGCCAGCCATAAAGCTGGCAGGCGAGTAGCGGGTAGATGCCATTGGCTCCTGTGCCGATGTCCAGCAGGGTGATGCCGGGCGCGGGATCAGTTCCATTGGTAGCAGGCGCGTCAAGCTCAAGCAGGTCTGCAATGTAATGGATGTAGTCGGCTCGTCCGGGAATAGGCGGGCACAGCGCGCCTTCAGGAATATCCCAGTCAACAATGGTGTAATGCAGCTTTAACAGCGCAGCATTCAGGGCTTTTACCGCCAGCGGGTCGGCGAAGTCGATAGACATGTTGCCGTACGCATTCTTGCTGACATATTGGGCCAGCGGAGGGTAGCTGTTGAGCAACGCTGGAAAATCATAGCCATACCTGTGCAGATTTCGTGGGTGCAGGCCTTTGCGATCAGGTTGGGCAGGGCTTTTTTCTGTATGACGGCGTGGGCGCACAGCAGTATATCCGAAGTTCAGGCTTCAACCGGTGGGTGATATCGAGCGAGGTCGTGATTATAGCGCTGGTCCATAAGCCGGGTATACAGGGCCCCTGCCTGCGCTGTTGCGACCCTCTGCAAGTCCTGTCACCCGTCTACTACGTCATTTGACGTACCCCTCTGCGTCATTGCGCGCATACCCCCTCTTGCCCCCCTTGGGAATAATCGGTCAGGCACTGAGTTGTTTTCCCGGCCTCGTCGAGGTCTGACCGATAACGAAGGTTTCGCCCGCACTGCACGGATGCGGAACCAAAGGGGGTACTGCAATGAAGATCAAATCACTGGCTGCCGGCGTTGCTCTGACGATTGGCGTTTCTTCTCTGTCCTTCAATGTTCTGGCGGCGGATACCATCAAGGTGGGTGTGCTGCACTCACTGTCCGGCACCATGGCGATCAGCGAAACCACGCTGAAAGACACCGTATTGATGATGATCGAGGAACAGAACAAGAAGGGCGGACTGCTGGGCAAACAGCTTGAGCCGGTTGTGGTAGACCCGGCCTCGAACTGGCCGCTGTTCGCCGAAAAAACGCGTGAGCTGCTGACCCAGGAAGAGGTCGATGTCATCTTCGGCTGCTGGACCTCGGTATCCCGCAAGTCGGTCCTGCCGGTACTGGAAGAATTGAACGGCCTGATGTTCTATCCGGTGCAGTATGAGGGCGAAGAGTCCTCCAAAAACGTCTTTTACACGGGTGCCGCACCCAACCAGCAGGCGATTCCGGCGGTGGATTACCTGATGAACGAGCTGGGTGCTGAGCGCTGGGTGCTGGCCGGTACCGACTACGTGTATCCGCGCACCACCAACAAGATCCTCGAAGCCTACCTCAAGTCCAAGGGTGTGGCGGAAGAGGACATCATGATCAACTACACCCCCTTCGGTCACTCCGACTGGCAGTCGATTGTCTCCGATATCAAGAAGTTTGGCGGTGCCGGCAAGAAGACCGCGGTGGTCTCCACCATCAACGGCGATGCCAACGTGCCGTTCTACAAGGAGCTGGGCAACCAGGGCGTCTCTTCAGAGGATATCCCGGTGGTGGCCTTCTCCGTGGGTGAAGAAGAGCTGTCCGGTATCGACACCGGCCCGCTGGTCGGCCATATGGCCGCCTGGAACTACTTCCAGAGCGTGGATACTGACCTCAACAGCGAATTTATCCAGAAATGGCACGCTTTTACCGGTGATGACTCGCGTGTGACCAACGACCCGATGGAGGCCACCTATATCGGCTTCAACATGTGGGCGCAGGCAGTAACGGCTGCAGGGACCACCGATGTCGACGCGGTCGAGCAGGCGATGATCGGCCAGGAAGTACCCAACCTGACTGGCGGCGTTGCCGTGATGAACAAGAATCACCATCTGAGCAAGCCGGTGCTGATCGGTGAAATTCAGGACGACGGTCAGTTCGAGGTGGTCTGGGAGACCGAAGGTGTCGTGGCGGGTGATGCCTGGTCCGACTTCCTGCCGGGCTCCAAAAATCTGATTGCTGATTGGACCGCGCCGATCACATGCGGCAACTACAACGTGGAAACCCAGTCCTGTGGTGGTCAGGCCAACTGATCCATCGACTCTCAGCGGCCCCGTCTGACGGGGCCGCCTGCATAACTTCTGGAGTGACCCCGTGAAACGATTACTGGCGATCTGCTGTTACTGCTTCGGCCTGCTGCTGTCGTTGTCGGCAACGGCCGCCGAAAAACCTTTGCCACCCGCGCTGGCTCCGCATCTGGAGGCGCTGACCGAGGCGTCCTTGAGCCAGACGATACCGGTGCTCGAAACCCTGGAAGCCGAAGGGGGGGAGGCGGTGCAACCGCTGTTTCTCCATCTGCTGGAGGGGGATCTGTATTTCATCAAGTCCAGCCGCCAGGTGATTGCGGTCACCGAATCGGCCGGCAAGGACACCTTCATCGACATGCTCAGCGGTGTGGAAATCGAACCGCTGTCCAGTCGTGATATCAAGAAAATTCGCGTCAACAACCGTCTGCGCGGCCATCTGCGTGATGCCATCGCACGCCTTCAGTTGGGCTCCGCCAGTGCATCGGTGCGTGAAAGCGCAGTGCGTGCGCTGTTGTCTGACCTGGATGCGAATACCCTCAGTGTCATTCGTGAGGCGCGCCTGAATGAAAACGCCGCGAACGTCCGTGAGGTGATGGACATGGCGCTGGCCCTGAACCGCCTCAATACCGCTGCAGAAGCGTCGGACCGCATCGAAGCGATCGGCCAGCTGGAAGGCAGCCTTGAAGGTGATGTGCGCAATGCGCTGAACCGCATTGCCGACAACGACCCTTCACCTCAGGTACAGCAGGCCGCGCAAAAGGCATTGGTCGGCATCGAGCAGAAGGTCGAGTTCTACGCTTTCATCGACCAGCTGTTTTTCGGCCTGAGCCTCGGCTCGGTGCTGTTGCTGGCGGCGATTGGTCTGGCGATTACCTTTGGCGTGATGGGCGTGATCAACATGGCTCACGGCGAGATGATCATGCTGGGGGCCTACACCACTTACGTGGTACAGCTGTTGATGCCGAACCATATCGAATATTCGCTCTGGGTCGCCATTCCGGCCGCTTTCGTTGTGTCAGGCATGACCGGTGTACTGCTGGAACGTCTGGTAATCCGTCATCTGCACGGTCGCCCGCTGGAAACCCTGCTGGCAACCTTCGGGGTCAGTCTGATCCTGCAGCAGCTGGTCCGGACGGTGTTTTCGCCACTGAACCGTCAGGTGGCATCACCCGAATGGATGAGCGGCTCCTGGGAGATCAACCCGGTCCTGTCGCTGACGCTGAACCGTCTTTATATCCTCGCCTTCGCGCTGCTGGTGTTCTTTGCGCTGATGTTGCTGCTGAAGAAAAGCTCGCTGGGTCTCAATGTACGGGCTGTTTCCCAG
This DNA window, taken from Marinobacterium iners, encodes the following:
- the rlmF gene encoding 23S rRNA (adenine(1618)-N(6))-methyltransferase RlmF; the encoded protein is MRPRRHTEKSPAQPDRKGLHPRNLHRYGYDFPALLNSYPPLAQYVSKNAYGNMSIDFADPLAVKALNAALLKLHYTIVDWDIPEGALCPPIPGRADYIHYIADLLELDAPATNGTDPAPGITLLDIGTGANGIYPLLACQLYGWQCVGSDINPQSLDNVAAIIAKNPGLQERFTLRTQHDKHHIFEGIIQAGEFFDVSVCNPPFHASQEEALKGSRRKLNNLARNRGDKTATSARLNFGGQAAELWCKGGEQAFLKKMIKESQAFSTQCRWFTSLVSKAENLKPATNLIRKLGAVDVREIEMKQGNKITRILAWTFI
- the urtA gene encoding urea ABC transporter substrate-binding protein, with protein sequence MKIKSLAAGVALTIGVSSLSFNVLAADTIKVGVLHSLSGTMAISETTLKDTVLMMIEEQNKKGGLLGKQLEPVVVDPASNWPLFAEKTRELLTQEEVDVIFGCWTSVSRKSVLPVLEELNGLMFYPVQYEGEESSKNVFYTGAAPNQQAIPAVDYLMNELGAERWVLAGTDYVYPRTTNKILEAYLKSKGVAEEDIMINYTPFGHSDWQSIVSDIKKFGGAGKKTAVVSTINGDANVPFYKELGNQGVSSEDIPVVAFSVGEEELSGIDTGPLVGHMAAWNYFQSVDTDLNSEFIQKWHAFTGDDSRVTNDPMEATYIGFNMWAQAVTAAGTTDVDAVEQAMIGQEVPNLTGGVAVMNKNHHLSKPVLIGEIQDDGQFEVVWETEGVVAGDAWSDFLPGSKNLIADWTAPITCGNYNVETQSCGGQAN
- a CDS encoding M48 family metallopeptidase; the protein is MSKPKAFNYLSGYSPQVQQQAQALLDNEKSGAWLLKKYPQSHELASERALYDYAQGIKNQYMRSSSPISKVIYDDKIHIINNALGLHTYASRVQGKKLKSKNEIRISSLFRKVPEPFLRMILVHELAHLREKNHDKAFYKLCCHMEPDYHQLEFELRLYLCHRDRFGDLW
- a CDS encoding MTH1187 family thiamine-binding protein translates to MKVMIDLCVIPIGVGVSVSEYVTACQRVLEDAGLEHQLHAYGTNIEGDWDDVMAAVKRCHEVVHEMGAPRISSSMRLGTRIDREQSIQDKIQSVADRLANDSALG
- a CDS encoding IS1380 family transposase; this translates as MRTFKLEQSKTEIITPHGGLALVGHSVNRMTSLAKTSRSIVKRHGIANIDLIRTYLGLICLGKSDFEAVEHARHDPFFKAAMGIKQSPSSARLRQRFDEDARALIPLLDEASVEFLCNASVPIGTLTTGHVPLDMDVFPMDNSNSKKEGVAYTYKGHDGYAPIAAYLGTEGWCLGCELRPGNQHANKEFIHTLDRVLPRVRELTDAPLLVRLDSAHDAAENRGYFRAHGADYLIKWNPRSQDGLAWVDKAHAAGALWCHTRPGKMETLVSEPLDGTDDRLIVKVTVRQSDSSGQLFLEPEVSLEGWTTSLTSDAADNAKVIALYQDHATSEQFHSEFKTDLDLERLPSGKFDTNDLVIAFAVLGYNILRWMGQNALLGPDAPVRHPAKRRRLKTVIQELMYMACRLVSSGRRLHLRFGRHCPGFGAFSRVYGLA
- the urtB gene encoding urea ABC transporter permease subunit UrtB, which codes for MKRLLAICCYCFGLLLSLSATAAEKPLPPALAPHLEALTEASLSQTIPVLETLEAEGGEAVQPLFLHLLEGDLYFIKSSRQVIAVTESAGKDTFIDMLSGVEIEPLSSRDIKKIRVNNRLRGHLRDAIARLQLGSASASVRESAVRALLSDLDANTLSVIREARLNENAANVREVMDMALALNRLNTAAEASDRIEAIGQLEGSLEGDVRNALNRIADNDPSPQVQQAAQKALVGIEQKVEFYAFIDQLFFGLSLGSVLLLAAIGLAITFGVMGVINMAHGEMIMLGAYTTYVVQLLMPNHIEYSLWVAIPAAFVVSGMTGVLLERLVIRHLHGRPLETLLATFGVSLILQQLVRTVFSPLNRQVASPEWMSGSWEINPVLSLTLNRLYILAFALLVFFALMLLLKKSSLGLNVRAVSQNRSMAKSMGIPTGRVDALTFGLGSGIAGIAGVALSQLTNVGPNLGQSYIIDSFMVVVFGGVGNLWGTLVAAFSLGIANKFLEPVTGAVLASILVLVFIILFIQKRPKGLFPQKGRAAE